The DNA region tgtttttctttttctgccagttGAATAGTTCACATAGCTGCTGCAATGTTGCCCATGTAACACTTGTTATCTATGCTatacttcatttaatttctaaCCGTTTGTATTGAGGATTCATGCACAGGCCAAAGCCGACAATATCACTTGGAATTAAATGTCTTTGGAGCCAAATCCCATTGTATTAGGTGTATTTAGGAGAGGTCGTTTTGCATTTTTGATGCATACTAGACACTATCAGTACTAGACAAATATCCCGTAAATGGATCAGGTATTCCTTATTATTTGTTGCAAAAGCAGTATAAGAATAGGCACAGTGCCTTTTTCTACGAAGTCCCTTTCCATATTAGAATGGTCTCCTGGCAGATTCTGTGATCCTGTTGAACCATTCATTCTGGCAGAGCCAGAAGCTGGGTCCAGGTAACATCGGTCACgtttcagctctgccctgggcagcGGTCTGCAAAGGCAAGCCGCAGAGGAGCCCAAGGATGGCACCCACCCTGCAGTCTCCCGGCCACCGTGCAAAGAGAAAGGCATCATTTATGCAGATGAAATAAGGACTTCGTTATATGAAAAGCTTATTCTTTTTCCCCTACactcaggatttttaaaatttttttcttacatcctTGACCCTCAAGATCTTACTACAGTCTTGCCCAGGCTTTTGGGCAccgattctttttttaaacacaaaaatgtatGGGATGAGATCTGTAAATCTATTGTTGCTATACATGGAGTAGTTTTAGGTGCATGTGCCTGCAGGAACAACCGTAAGTTAAAGCAAACAGATCTTCAGCTTTCAGTATCTCATTCCAGTTGTATATGCTCccaaaaacaaacataaaattttGCTCTCAGGTAAAAGTTTGAATCCCGTAAGGCTGTACTAATTAGGACTATATTACATATGGTGTAATTGCTATACCATATATACGATCTTGTGCTTTCCTGCACTTCACCCAAATCTTAAGATGCATTCCTGTTGACGGATTCATCTGGCTGCTCAGCAATCCCTCCCCATTTGTCTTGGAGTACTCATACCTTATTTACATTATGTCTGGCCTAAATCCATTACCTGTTCCAGAGGCAGTAAGTTAGGACATACTGACTCATAGGTCTAAtcctaaaataaaaactaaaaaaaatcctaaaatccTAAAATCAGAactaaaaaaatcctaaaataaaaactCATCCTAAAATAAAAACTAGTCTTGCCTTAGAGCAACAGTTGTCGTTCATCTCTACAGCTGCATAAACAGTTTACGTTGCATGTGTACATAAGTAATCTTGCAAGGCCTTGCCAAAGTTACGAAGTTTAGATTACTATTACCAAGGCTAGGTGGtgtacaaaaccagaacaaaaagcCAGATATTGCCCCCAAAAAGCTTTAAAGCCATGCAAGCCAGAGCTTTGCAagtcattttctctgcaaaaatctCTACAGGCCTTGTGCACATCATCTGTGAACTTGGAGCttattaataaaagtaattttaaaggaacatttttgtaCTGGTTTTCTTAAAACAGCACCAGCTGCTAACTTTCTTAATGCAATCTacactggcaaaaaaacccacaaccatgAGAACATGTTCCAGTAAAAGCAGACTTGGTATTTCTGAAATTCCTACTGtaaaatacaggaaggaaaagtCAATTGAAAGGAATAAAAGTTCACATTTTCTGCATTCtgtttcatacagaaaaaaaaaaaaagtcacctttaGGAGAGAACTTTTTGGTTTGCATTATTGATTTACACCAAAGCCCAACTTTGGACAGGAGGTGGTGCTATAGCTTGCGTAAATTTTATTATTAGGCAACACCAACAGTTAAAGCATACTAGAAGCAGAAGCAAAAggtagaaaaaaagagagaaacattcTAAGTTCTGTAGAAGTCCTGATATGCAGACTTTACCTATGTATACTTTCATATCAGTAGGTATACTATAACGCTGCTGAAAAGATTTGTAAGAAGGCCCTAAAGAGAAAGCAAATCCATTGTGTGTTCGTGTCTGTCAGGGACTTCAAATAGCTAGCAAATGCTAAGTatcaaagcatgggaaaaaatcTGTCTTGCACAGCATGCTCTGTGCAAGCTGTAGCAGGGTCTTTCATGTGCCCAAGGCTCCATTGACCAATTCTGTGCCAGAAGGAAACTGATGGGACGGATACACTCAGGTGGGAGGTTTGCACAGGTCCGGAAAGCGTTCTGCCTGCCTCGCCCTGAAGAATCTCAAGGTTAGCTGCAGTGTCAGGGGTTTTACTGAGCAAAGATGAAATACCAAAGTAGGAAGCCAAACCCCTTAACTAGGTTAATGCTATCTTCCCTCCCCCCTGCTTtgcttcttttgctgtctttctccCTAGGCCCTTCTAGGGGCACCAAACTTGGCagcttttgaagatttttttcctgttgtccaTGTTGGCCCTGTCTCTATCCCCATTTCATACCTGTGATTTTGCTGGGAGTGCCGTTCTGGACCGTAGCCTGAGACACTCGGCGTTAGAGTGCTCAAAGGCAACTACCGTCAACAGcaaagctgagagaaaacaaTTCTGGCAGACTCAGTCCCTTCTGGATGCACGTACTCTCCCATTCccaccttttcttttgaaaggaaactaACAAGTGACTTCCAGAATGAATCCAAAGGATATTTTATGACAGAGTAGatctttctttcacattttcttttctgaaacagtcAATTATCCGTAGCCTGCTAAAGCTAAGAACTAGCTATTAGTCTAAGGCCAACAGTAGATTGTGGGAGAAATACTTATCTCAGCTACACAAGTGTGAATCTGGAGAAAGTCCAGTTATTGAACAATCTGTAAAATAAGGATAACAATAACtattatttcaaaaagcttttgtgaTGGTTAACTACCAGTAATTAATGCTGGTACAGAAATCGGGAGCCTGGGAATGAAAGGCACCATAGAAATTCTAAGTACTCATTATTTCTGCCATTCACAATTATACTTCTAGATGTAATCTACTTGTTGTAGTTAGGGTGCCCATCAATGCCGCTTGCAGACCCTAATCTATTATGTTCCTGACTGATTCACCAGCCTCAATAAAATTAGTcacattttatttggaaaaaaaaagcccacctctTTCTAGATGCCATTCTACCTGAAGGTACCACCTATGTGAAAGTCAAAATTCACAAATACAAGGAAGTGGGTGCGAAGGCAAAAGAACTTTAATACATTTCACTTAAAATGCCTAGACTTAATGATCATTCTAGGGCTGCCAAatgggattaaaataaaaaaaaaaaagataaaattttaaaaaatcctttcattgAAAGGGATCTGTTGTAACTTTAagattattaataaattaaagtaGGGATTAGACTTTAGAGGAAAACGGTCAACTGAATTATGCTAGAATTACTTATCATTAGAAGGATCTACTGATGCTTGTGATTCTACAGCTATATCTTCTTCAAGTATTTCTCTACGCTCTGTCATGGGGCGTTCCTACAAACAGCATTAAGTAATTACATGCAGTCAACTTGATTGTAAACAGAATGGTATAAAAGGTGCCGAGCAAATATTTCACAAAGATATccaatttaaaaaacacatacatTTCCATTTCACCCACCCTGGTGGAAATTATAAGAATATATGATAAATGATGCAAACGGGTTACTTAAGTTGGTGTCTCATGAGCAATGTGacaacactttttaaattaacacattttagaaaactgttttgtgACAGAATAGTCTTTAGCTTGAGTGTTCTGACTTTTTAAATCAATTCCTTGAGAGACGATAATCCATTTGCAACTTCTCTTTCTATTTTTCAGAGGGTTTAAGAGCAACATTACAGCAGAGTTTCAGGCTTACCTTTTCTACACATCTCTTCCAGTGGCTACATCTGCCTTTTCAGCATCAGTTTCAGCTTTGccaaagcaagaagaaagcctCCGCCTGAGCAGCCATAAAAATGGTATCATCATTTCAGCATTCAGAACCAGACTAAGTAACTACTACCAACGCAAGGAAATTGCCTGTAAGCAAAGTGGTGCCAGACCTATGCAGTAAAAACTACAGTATTTGGTATCTCCCCAGATGACGAGCTATGCAATTTCATGAGAACgtatattttcaaaaacatgatAGGAATGTGCCACCGGagttagaaaaacagaaggaaaacatactTAAGAAATACGTATTACTATTTGGGGGCCTGACTCCTTACTTTTGTTGCTaatactacaaaaataattaaaaagtggGGAGGTTGCAGCATCCTTTACCCTGTATTCTAAACTAGGATGTCTTGGTGATTATCCTGAAGTAGAGCAAATATAATTTTGTAGTTACAAATGGAATTTTTGTGTGGGCTCTTAAAGGCCAAGGTTGTACTGTAAGAAGCGACACCTGGATACACATACTGAAAAATGTATGTTATGTTACAAAAAATGCACCAGAAACTTAGAATATTTATAGTACAATATCTAGTTCCACAAAACATTAAACTCTCAGCTTGCTCTCAGCTGTTCCAGAGATAAACTTTctctgagaaaacaaaattatttttcaagtccAGCAGGTGAGAAACACAACTGAATAAATATTCACGGCGTCAACTGAGAAGCAGAGAGTGTGAATCAATCCTGGTCAAGGCTGGAATGTGCAGAATACGTATTTGTTAAGGCAATACTATATACTTGAAGTGAACAGGCTTGTTAAAATGCCCAAACTTAGGCGGGCAGTCTCTTAGGATGTTTCCAGAATTCTCTCTGGTACAATAGTGAAGTTGCAGTATGTGAAGGTGGGCAGATCAGCATTATTTTATATTCGAACTTAGAGCTgggcttttaaaacaataaaggaaatcATACCAGCTTCTGGCTGGAAGCAATCAGGACCATAATCAGACACACAGCAGGCGCAGAGAAACATCCTTCATCTGTTGCTCCTGGGCTCTCCTGTACTACATGCTGGAAGCAGACACATTCAGAGGTGTGGCAAGCAGTATTTATATGTTTGGTTTACGTTAATTAGTTTTAGTTCCTACAAGTGTGGTAACGTATAGGATGAAACAGGGAACCTGTAAAGAATTAGGGCTAGGAAGGAGATTAGTAATCAGAGATAAAGGAGGGTATAACTGTGTTCCTCAcatcctgtatttattttgatttccaACTGGTGCTAGAACTCAGCACAGAAAGACTAGAGAACAGGAAGGTTGTGGTATAGCACAGAATCAAATTTAAAGCTCCCTGCTTAGCAACTTTGCCATTAATTCCTTCCACGGGAACGTGGAGAAGGTGAGATCTGCTCCTCCAAGCTCACCCCATCCCATCCACTGACTCATTGAAAGAAGAGCTGGATCAGCAGATGGTTATTGCTTCCCAGATGTACACACTTCACGCCCCTCTACACAAGCAGCCAGATCATTTTAACTGTTCAGTCGtgttctgcaaagcagccagaTGTTTAAAGCAACTTCGCCACTCCTCACACAGACATAAAAGTGAGCTCAAGCGAGAACACTGCCAGAGAAAGCAGGCAGTTGTTGGTCTCGCCACGCAACTCAAAACTTTCGGTTGTCTCAAACTTGCTTATAGAGATTATCCTGACAAGTGCAAAAGTGCTGAGCAAAAAAATCTGTACGTCAATATTACTGCTAATTCAGCGTAGAAATAAGATTAGCAAAAGCATCGACtatgcaatatttatttcataGCTAACTACGTTAAAAGTGCAAAACTGAAATACACAGAGCTTTGCGGAGTAAAAATGATCAACTCACTTACGGAGGACTCAAAAACGAATAGAAAAAGCTAACCATGCTACATCTACAGCAGgacattttaaatgcaattaaaagaatTCTAAGATTCCACGGAAGCAGATGATATTTCACTAGAATCCTACTGGTTTAATTCCTACGCGTTTCTTTGGCTTTTAGATTAAACAGCACTGTGCAAATGCACGCAACAGTTGTGAACCGAACAAGCACGTCTAATACAAACAGTTGTTAAATTTAAGGTATAGGTTCGTGTCATACTGGCTGGGAAAGAAGCAAGCATTAGCAGGCAAGAAGTGGTGAAGGTGAATAATTTTGTTTCCGAATCATCCACGAGTGATTTTGCTAGCTAAGATCCGATTGATTATATTTATTACACACGCAAGAGATTAAAGATCGTTACGTTTATCACTACAGATAGGAAAAGCTGTAATTGCAATTGTCTAAGGAGACTTTCTGCGTGCCTTGGTGCTTATGCGTTTTCGTAAAAGTTTGAAAGAAGCGCACGCTGATTTCTTGCCCACCCGAATTTTCAGACTTTAGCTGCTAATGGCAAAGTCTTTTTCTGAGCATAACTGTAGCGCCCGAAGTTATCTCGCACGGCCAATGCCGCACAGGTTTTCTAGGGCCGCCAAAGATGTAGCTAGGACGGCGGGCACTCCTCCGGCGCTtccacccctccctgcccagccaggagAGCCGAGGAGCCGCTGACCACCCGCCACGGCCGGCCCTGCGGCCCGCACgcccgggctgccggcggcgaGCCCAGGTGGGGGCGGAGCCCCTTCCGAACGCggcccttcccctttccctgcccggAGCCGAGTTAAAGCCGAGCTGTCCCTGCTTTAACTCGCGTTTCCAGTCCCCCCGTGTGCCGCCCGTGAGgcgacgggccgggccggggccgccggccctTCAGGAGCGGGGGGCGGCAGCAGGCACGTCGCCGGCAGCcccggagccggcgggggggagcggggagccgcCGCCTGCGAGCGACCCGGGAGGCGATAGGACGGAGCCCGAGCCCGCAGGAGCCCGAGCCCCCATGCCCGGTAAgtgcgggccggggcgcggggcagccccgctgcagctctgccggcgccgggcgcgggcaggagggaagggaagggaagggaggggagggctcgGCTCCTCCCGCTTGGCCGCCGGCCCCCCGGTCGGGCACCCGCCAGCTTCTGCCCTCCTTGGAAgacccgcggccgcccccgccgtgcgcagccctgcccgcccgcccgccccggggccgagccggggctccggccccggccccctcccgccgccgcgctaGCCCGTCGGGAAAGTTGGGGTAAGAGATGGACTCAGACCTGCCTCTGAACTTAAAGGGCCGGAAACCTAGCCCACCTTCCTCTGGAGCTACAGGCTGGGGAAGGATCAGCCGGTAGCCTGCAGGGCTGGTGGGCACCTCCCGTCTTAGTCCCTGCCCGGAGCACTTTGCCATCAGTGGACTACCTGGCTCTCTCGGACAGACGCAAGTGCGAAGAGTTTACCCCCACCCCAAAGAATTTGCTTTATGCTGCACATATGCTTATACTGTAAATGTTAATAAATCCGAGTAGTTATATAGGGATTAAAGCTTTTGATGGAGAAGTGGCTGGTCATAACTCCAAAAGGCTTACCGCAAAGTTTAAGAAAAGCTTATTGGAAGTGTATCATCAGACACTTCCAATAAGACACATCAAAGGGATCCAGTCCCAAAGGAGGCAGATGACCACCAACATTTCTCTGGGCTAGGGTTAACCCACTGCCTGTTAACAGCGGACAGTCCCCCAGCACAGGCCACTTGGAGGTGAAGTGGTCCAACAggtctcctccatctccagtTGCCATCATCCTGTACCACAGCAGAATACGATACTTGAATTTCTCATGGCGACAGGTAGTTATttaaaaagatacatattttctccctgcacacaATGGATTCAACTTATTTCAATGGGTGATTCTGTGACTGGTGCTACATTGTGCCCTCAGCTACTGGTTCTGTTGCTGATCTGATCAGTCAGCCAAATTCTCCTTACCCTCAGTAAATCATAGGTAGCTCTACTGAAATGGGTAAAACTTTACCTTATGTCTACCACTGCgtgaaaataaaacaggagaatTTGAGCCAATGGCAGTGGGTGGGTCATAAATACTTAACACCGTTCTGCAGTGAACAAGTTCAGTACATTAAACTCATTAATGAAGAGGCTGGAAACTCATTCTCTTACTCCAAAATCAGTGCACAGCTGATGTACTGATATATTGCATTACAGCGCACCTCAGCTTACTGCCCTGAATGGTAAATGGTGACACACTGGTTACGGGGgagcacagggctgctgctgggagcattAAAGACTTGGGGATGGAGACGACAGGGTAAACGGACAGAGTCCTGTTGAGCTTGCTTGAAATGTTAACCTTTAAGATACCTATCTCAGGCAGTAAAACCACCAGCCATATAAACATTTGTATTGTTGATAGTACACCTGTATGAAGTGAACCATTAATTTCTATTATGTTCGTGGGcattaaattaaagcattttttctgtgTCAGGCCTTCTAAGCTGTAATAAAATGGCAATCTGACTGAAGACATATTCGAGCATGCCCTACAAGGCTAAGAGGAACACACACACAGGATTTCCATGCTCAGGACTACATTTGTTACACATTTCCTCATACTGCGCATCCTTATGAAAGAAAACTAAGTCACCAGTGTAGCACAACCAGACTTGGCTCTGTATTAATATTAACGCATAGCAAATGGGTACTTGTTTCCTGTTCCTCAGAATAAGTCTTGTACTAATACTGTTGTCCTAATAGCCTGGCTAAATGCTGAAACCTGTTCAGCCCAGCTACCGGTTGCAGGGACAGCAAAGCGCCTGTCGCTGTGGTACAGCCATGAGCAGGGTGGTTGCTCCATGGTGCTGGGAGACATGAGTGATTACGAGACTCATGGGGAAGCAGCCAGCCAATTCCTGCAGAGAGCTAAGGCAACACACCTGGAGGGGAGCTGCAAAATTAAGTCGGCTCCTATGACCCTACCAAAGGTAGCAAAATGAGATAGGAACAGATAGAGGCCTTTGAGGCACTATGGCCAGGTTAATTTTATAGCACAAGGTATTTACATAAGTGTTGTGTAGCTGAAGGACATTTCATATCACTTATTGCAACACAGCAACAGTGAAAAAGATCAGTAATACATATATCTGCAACTCACTTCCTATACTCTTTATGTCTCTAATCAATAAACTGTATCAAATCAGTTTTGAATTCTTATTCAAAATTACTGCTAGTGTTGACTGATTATTATTACAGTGCAGAAGTGGTCTTTCCAGCCTTTTACTCTAGCATACTCAGCACACATGAGAAAACAATGAACTGAGCCCATTATCAATTGTCTACCCTTGGTCTAGTGAAAAATTCTCGCAACAGAATTCCTCATATTCATATTAAAGACATTTATTAACTTTTCAATTTCATTAGTgtgaaaaaaccaaaccccaaattaTAAAAGATTTGGTTTTATCTAAAGTAATCAAGATTCAGGAAACAGTGTTTAATGGATACTTAAGTTTGACTTTACAGATCAGGAAACACATGCATCCttagaaagaaaacaacccaGAGCTTTGCTTTGTTCCCTGTGCCAGGATCTAGTCTCAATTCAACATAGATAAATAGTTGgaagaacaaaccaaaccaaaataatggTACCTTTTGTATTAGGTGCTCTcacgttttctttttcttctgttatgaaAGCTCTAGCACTTCTGCCATTCTAAGGTAAATGCTTATGCTAATGTAAAATAAGAGCCCAAACAACTccttgggttttgggggttttgttcctgtctatACATTGCAGTCATTACATTGCAGTCTCTTACATGCAGTCTCTTACATTGCAGTCATTGCCAGCATATCTGAACACTTTCTAATCTCTCACTGCCAATGTCATACATCTTCAGGCGTTGTACCATGCTATaaccaaagacaaaaatgtgtgtgtgagtggaatgtttcatttaaaaatcattttgaaatgtaaatcaaATACATCTGTCAGCTTTAATATTCCTGTCTACCCCCAAAACATACATAACTTTGATCCTCCTATGATGCTTTATGTGCTTCTATGTTTGAACAGAACAAGCAGTTGCTGTTGCTGGAGGTATAATCGGAGGGACCCTTTTATTTGTTCTCATTGGAATAACCGCATACCTGCTCTGGAAGAAATTTTGCCGCCTCCTTTCTTATGAAAAGCTCGCCAGTCCTgtcaaaacagcaaatgcaaatgccatttttcagGATCAGTCAACTTCTGAAATTCAACTAAAAAGCACAAGGTACgtattcttgttttgtttttaaagcatacaCTACTGGTAATTTATTTCAACTTGTCAAATCTCAAATGAGGGGGTGATCTAAATATAAGCatgtacagaaataaatgagaCCCCTAAATTATATGAAATCATCAGTcatgttctgttttgttcctttagaaaaataatactttctgtAACTATGAATGCAATGATTGTTTCTGATTTATGTAAAAGAGAGAATATGTTCAAGTGTAATTGGTGCATGGACAGCTTTATCTGTTACCTAGACAAATTTGGCCTGTGTTCCAGAGTCATTCCTGGTGGTCTCATAATGAAGCATCTGAGAACCACACAACAGGACTTCAGCTCAGAAAGGAGACTCTCATAGAAAGTTAGTTACTGCAGGGCTTTGGGGCTCTAAAACAAGCAGCTGCAgttaattcttcctttcctttgaaagatcaatttgaaaggagaagaaagggaaaaagtgagGGATCTGTCTGAAGAATTAAGATCTGATGTCCCTCACTGGACCTTTAGGCattatacaaatgaaataaatttcaaaacaatggGTATTTATCTTTTCTACCTATGCATCTCCATAGAATTTTTACAAAATTGTGAGAGAAGAACAGTAGACTTATTACTGTTACCAAGTTTGTTTTCCATATTTAAACCAGAAGAGTCAGCAGCTGTGGTTGTCTTGAGCAGATCCAGAAGCGTTCCTTTTATCATTCCACCAACACTGCATGGGCGAGACTGGATGACCCTGACGAACGAAGAACAGGTTCAGGAAGACAGTGTCCCCTACGTGGTTCCTCAGTCTGGGCCACGGTCATCATTTCATTCTTTGGGTATGGCATTGCGAAAACGGGACTCTCTTTAAGGGTACTCTTTTAAAGGGTAACTTTACGAAGCATGTTTACTGGGGGGATGCCAGACATTGCGTTACACAGTACAAGCCCTAAACactgtatgcatatatattttttacatatatagGAATTGGGCCAGAATGTAGCCATTCTTGTCTCACTGCTGTGGGACCTTGCACATATGGCAGACAAAGCAACCTCTCTCTCTGTGCTTGTGTAAAGGCACAACATGAGCGTAACTCGGGAAGTATCTGATCGTTGTCCCCAGAAACAGCAGAGTGACCAGTTGCAGACTGCAACAACGAATACCCAAAACTATCAAGGTACAGTCACaggaataagagaaagaaaagtggtgCAGCCTACTCCCCCAAATTGgagggaaaaggaattaaaatgccAAGTTTATGCACAAATGGATTGTTAATAAAGAGATTAATGTGATTTCCCTAATACAGCAGTGGTTATAAAAACGCCTGCTACCATCTTGAGACTAATCTGAGGGTGCTTGTTTTGTATTTCATGAAGCTGGAGCTTATGTTGTAGGGACCATTAACCCAGAACTGTACAAGTTTCCTGAAGACAAAAGTGAGACGGATTTTCCTGAAGGCAACATTGGCCGCCTCTGGTTCTCCATAGAATATGAGCAAGAGTCAGAAAGGCTCCTCGTCTCCTTGATCAAAGTCAGaaagctgcagcctcctgccGATTCCTGTAGTCCGTTTGTGAAAATCTACTTGCTGCCTGATGAAAGAAGCTACTTGCAGTCCAAAACAAAACGCAAAACCCTTAACCCGCAGTTCgatgaaaactttgtttttcaggtacttttccttttgatgaagcagatttttgtttgcaaatattgACTTGTCAAACTACAGTACATGTTttgtgaaaagtaattttctacaAACTTCTACCAAGATACAAGTCGTTTCCACTGGAGATTGGATTTGTTACTGGGGCTTCTGGAGATCCTGGGCTACTTAAAGTCTGTGGTTCCAGAACTGATCTTACTTGTGGTCTGCACCAAAGTTGAGGATTCCAGACCTTGCCCTGGGAATTATGAAAACTCCAGTTTGAACTATGGCTGAACACTTCAGCCCAGCAGCTCTAGAAGCCCAGAAACAACCTGTACTGAACTAATGCTTTCATAGCTTTTAGTTTCTTTGCTGTGGAAGTAGGCTAGAAACTAGAACTTGTGAGAGGTCTGGTATACTATTTGTATAGTGCTGTAAAGCTAGGAGCTTGGCTCCCTACGCCAAGAGGCTTTGAGCAGGTGTCACAAGACAAaagctttaaaaccaaaaaaggttgTGTTTCAGACAACCGAAAAATGAATGTTTACAGATTTCTAAACATTTGTGCCTGGAAGTAAATGCATCATACGTGATCTATACGAGATACATACACTAGATCTATATGAGTTGAAAAACCACCAGCTAACTTCACATTCGTCAAATGAACTCATTCTGGTTTAGCTTGGATCTTTAGACTCCTGCACAGCTAAAACTTCAGGCAAATTAAGAAAGTGGACTTCAAATAATCAAAGGAAATCTCCACCTACCTTTAACACTCTttgaaaaattcttcctttgaAGTCATGCTAGAGTAGAAAAGTCTCGtgtattttataattattaatatattcttccttttcctgcacaGGTTTCCAGTAAAATGTTGCTCCAAAGGACTCTGAAGTTTTTGGTTTATCATGTTGATAAACAGAAGAAGCATCACCTCCTAGGCCAAGTTATCTtcccactgaaaaatgaaacattaactGATGACAATAAACTAGTCGTATGGAGAGATCTGGAGAAAGAAAACTTGGAGGTATGTGATACCAGGCTGCTTGGCATTGTGGAACTTCTGTCATCTTACAAGTATTGGAGGGGTCCAGCTGAAGTAGAAGTATGTTGTATCAAATAcatcaaatgcaaaaatatttgataaaCATTTGGAATCAAAATTCCCCTCTTACCAACCCGCAGATCCATAGCTGTTGTATAGGGATTATCCAGCTGCTCAGACACAGCCACATGAGCTAGGAGACAGTGACATAAGAGAACACCTTTtgtatttgcttctgttttgaattagtaagagcagaaagaagcagaagaggcaagGAAATAGGCATCACCTGGAAGAGATAGGAATTCAAAGGTTCAGGAAGGCTGATTAATTGGTTCTATCAAATGTCACAACAGCGTAAACAAAGCCATTAGAACTCACTCGCGTGCCTTG from Mycteria americana isolate JAX WOST 10 ecotype Jacksonville Zoo and Gardens chromosome 6, USCA_MyAme_1.0, whole genome shotgun sequence includes:
- the SYT15 gene encoding synaptotagmin-15 isoform X3, which translates into the protein MTLTNEEQVQEDSVPYVVPQSGPRSSFHSLAGAYVVGTINPELYKFPEDKSETDFPEGNIGRLWFSIEYEQESERLLVSLIKVRKLQPPADSCSPFVKIYLLPDERSYLQSKTKRKTLNPQFDENFVFQVSSKMLLQRTLKFLVYHVDKQKKHHLLGQVIFPLKNETLTDDNKLVVWRDLEKENLEPPSDYGDIQFSLSYNDYLGRLTVVVLRARGLKLQEESHAASVYVKVSLMNHNKLIKSKRTAAVLGSPNPVYNETFSFKADQTELDTASLSLSVLQSIKGEKTHLLGHVVVGPFMYTRGKELEHWNEMISKPKELVKRWHALCHSM
- the SYT15 gene encoding synaptotagmin-15 isoform X2 → MPEQAVAVAGGIIGGTLLFVLIGITAYLLWKKFCRLLSYEKLASPVKTANANAIFQDQSTSEIQLKSTRSRSVPFIIPPTLHGRDWMTLTNEEQVQEDSVPYVVPQSGPRSSFHSLAGAYVVGTINPELYKFPEDKSETDFPEGNIGRLWFSIEYEQESERLLVSLIKVRKLQPPADSCSPFVKIYLLPDERSYLQSKTKRKTLNPQFDENFVFQVSSKMLLQRTLKFLVYHVDKQKKHHLLGQVIFPLKNETLTDDNKLVVWRDLEKENLEPPSDYGDIQFSLSYNDYLGRLTVVVLRARGLKLQEESHAAKTHLLGHVVVGPFMYTRGKELEHWNEMISKPKELVKRWHALCHSM
- the SYT15 gene encoding synaptotagmin-15 isoform X1, which codes for MPEQAVAVAGGIIGGTLLFVLIGITAYLLWKKFCRLLSYEKLASPVKTANANAIFQDQSTSEIQLKSTRSRSVPFIIPPTLHGRDWMTLTNEEQVQEDSVPYVVPQSGPRSSFHSLAGAYVVGTINPELYKFPEDKSETDFPEGNIGRLWFSIEYEQESERLLVSLIKVRKLQPPADSCSPFVKIYLLPDERSYLQSKTKRKTLNPQFDENFVFQVSSKMLLQRTLKFLVYHVDKQKKHHLLGQVIFPLKNETLTDDNKLVVWRDLEKENLEPPSDYGDIQFSLSYNDYLGRLTVVVLRARGLKLQEESHAASVYVKVSLMNHNKLIKSKRTAAVLGSPNPVYNETFSFKADQTELDTASLSLSVLQSIKGEKTHLLGHVVVGPFMYTRGKELEHWNEMISKPKELVKRWHALCHSM